In Bacillaceae bacterium S4-13-56, a genomic segment contains:
- a CDS encoding carbon-nitrogen hydrolase family protein, with protein MKMRVSPVQYHLHSIGSFEEFAEQVSHYVKTAAEFKSDFVLFPEFLTTQLLSIPNELGTSQTIENLPNYTDRYYDLMSSLAYEMDMHIIGGTHIVRKGDKLYNVAHIFYPDGRIGEQPKLHLTPTEVHDWNLTPGDSLQIFETSKGKIALLTCYDIEFPEVVRMVRGMGADVVFCPSCTDDRHGFHRVRYSCHARTIENQLYVVTTGTIGSLPTVDFMRANYGQAAVITPNDIPFPQQGLLMEGDINNDMIITADLDLSLLYEVRANGSVTTWRDRRFDIYPDLSKQVFHQDDKSDEGVARVYGLQKTI; from the coding sequence ATGAAAATGCGTGTTTCACCTGTTCAATATCATCTTCATTCGATCGGTAGCTTTGAGGAATTTGCTGAGCAAGTCTCTCATTATGTAAAAACAGCTGCTGAGTTTAAATCTGACTTTGTGTTGTTTCCAGAATTCTTAACGACACAACTCCTTTCTATTCCTAATGAACTTGGTACTTCTCAAACAATTGAGAATCTGCCAAATTATACTGATAGATACTATGATCTAATGTCATCTCTTGCTTATGAAATGGATATGCACATTATCGGAGGAACTCATATCGTTCGTAAAGGAGATAAACTTTATAATGTAGCTCATATTTTTTACCCAGATGGACGAATTGGAGAACAACCGAAACTCCACCTCACACCAACTGAGGTTCATGATTGGAATCTAACACCAGGTGATTCCCTACAAATCTTTGAAACTTCGAAAGGGAAAATCGCTCTATTGACTTGCTATGATATTGAATTCCCTGAAGTGGTTCGTATGGTCCGGGGGATGGGCGCTGATGTTGTTTTCTGTCCGTCTTGTACAGATGATCGTCATGGCTTCCACCGTGTTCGCTACAGCTGTCATGCAAGAACCATCGAAAATCAACTATACGTTGTAACTACAGGTACTATCGGTTCTCTTCCAACGGTTGATTTTATGCGTGCCAATTATGGACAAGCAGCGGTTATCACTCCGAATGATATTCCATTCCCGCAACAAGGGCTACTAATGGAAGGGGATATCAATAATGACATGATCATTACTGCGGATCTTGATCTTTCCTTATTATATGAAGTAAGAGCCAATGGTTCTGTAACTACTTGGCGTGATCGTAGATTCGATATTTATCCAGACTTAAGCAAGCAAGTATTTCATCAAGACGATAAGTCTGATGAAGGAGTTGCAAGAGTATATGGCTTACAGAAAACAATTTAG